A region from the Cannabis sativa cultivar Pink pepper isolate KNU-18-1 chromosome 9, ASM2916894v1, whole genome shotgun sequence genome encodes:
- the LOC115723026 gene encoding pentatricopeptide repeat-containing protein At2g20710, mitochondrial, whose protein sequence is MASVSPVLRQWTREGRRIDKQQLGWLVRTMRNHLPDHIQISMWMTDSRFLTKSFQYCSVTRPFGANLRSALAISRVINTHSLSYSTEAISSSSPLTNSLYHRISRLGDPKISMIPVLEQWVEEGRDVRQSELQKIIKQLRKYRRYTQALQVSEWMSEANFGPSSGDIAIRLDLISKVYGLERAEEYFYSIPESSRINKIHGSLLNCYAENKSLEKAEDHFQKMKEMDFIETALTYNVMLSLYSRMGKHDKLKSLIQEMKQNGIEFDKFTLNIQLNACAVTSNIEEMEKLLLMMETDHQAALDFHSYFIAANGYLKAGYPEKAWMKLRRSEQVIDNKEKKIAYEHLLTLYAAAGRKDEVYRVWNLYKNLGRVYNSGYLSVLSSLVKLDDIDGMEKIFEEWESVNTLFDNRIASVLISAYCKKGLLEKAFVSVERLFTSSGKEPDAGLWQCLSTQCCIDGEMAKAVESMRKAILTGGPRWKVNRTTFSACLEYLKNEGNLKGAHEILGLLHQRGFCPDDIRSRLEEYLNSDINSGALNAMLGDDKKEENDDAIDR, encoded by the exons ATGGCGTCGGTTTCACCAGTTCTCCGACAATGGACTCGTGAAGGACGACGAATTGACAAGCAACAACTGGGTTGGTTGGTTCGAACCATGAGGAACCATTTACCAGATCATATTCAG ATATCTATGTGGATGACAGACAGTAGGTTCCTTACAAAATCCTTTCAGTACTGTTCCGTGACGAGACCCTTTGGTGCTAACCTACGGTCTGCTCTTGCCATTTCTAGGGTTATCAATACCCACTCCCTCTCCTACTCCACTGAAGCCATATCCTCATCTTCGCCTTTGACTAACTCTCTGTACCATCGGATTTCACGGTTGGGTGATCCCAAGATTTCCATGATCCCAGTGCTCGAACAGTGGGTGGAAGAAGGTAGAGATGTCAGGCAATCTGAGCTCCAGAAAATCATCAAGCAACTCCGTAAATACCGTCGCTATACACAGGCTCTCCAG GTATCAGAATGGATGAGTGAAGCAAACTTTGGGCCTTCATCCGGAGACATAGCTATACGTTTGGATTTGATTTCAAAAGTTTATGGCCTAGAGAGGGCAGAGGAGTACTTTTATAGCATCCCAGAGTCTTCCAGAATTAATAAGATTCATGGCTCTCTGTTAAATTGTTATGCTGAGAATAAATCCTTAGAAAAAGCAGAGGACCATTTCCAGAAAATGAAGGAGATGGACTTCATCGAAACTGCATTGACTTATAATGTTATGCTAAGCCTCTATTCTCGGATGGGCAAGCATGATAAACTAAAGAGTCTAATACAAGAGATGAAACAAAATGGAATCGAGTTTGACAAGTTCACATTAAACATTCAGTTGAATGCTTGTGCTGTTACATCAAACATAGAAGAAATGGAGAAGCTTTTACTGATGATGGAAACTGATCATCAAGCAGCGTTGGACTTCCATTCTTATTTCATTGCTGCAAATGGGTACCTGAAAGCTGGCTATCCCGAAAAGGCGTGGATGAAGCTTAGGAGATCAGAGCAAGTGATTGATAACAAAGAAAAGAAGATTGCTTATGAACACCTCCTCACACTATATGCTGCTGCAGGGAGAAAGGATGAAGTTTATCGCGTTTGGAATCTTTACAAGAACTTAGGGAGAGTCTATAACTCTGGATATCTTTCCGTGTTAAGCTCGCTAGTGAAGCTTGATGACATTGATGGGATGGAGAAAATCTTTGAGGAGTGGGAATCTGTAAACACATTATTTGACAATAGGATTGCAAGTGTGCTGATTAGTGCTTATTGCAAGAAAGGTCTTTTGGAGAAAGCTTTTGTTAGTGTGGAACGGCTTTTTACAAGTAGTGGAAAGGAGCCTGATGCCGGCTTATGGCAGTGCCTTTCAACTCAATGCTGTATAGATGGTGAGATGGCAAAGGCAGTGGAAAGCATGAGGAAAGCCATTTTGACCGGTGGGCCAAGATGGAAGGTAAACCGTACCACCTTTAGTGCATGTCTTGAATACTTGAAAAATGAGGGGAACCTGAAAGGTGCACATGAGATTTTGGGGTTACTACACCAACGTGGTTTTTGCCCAGATGATATCCGTAGTAGATTAGAAGAATACTTAAATAGTGATATAAATTCAGGGGCCCTTAATGCAATGCTAGGAGATGATAAGAAGGAAGAGAATGATGATGCTATAGATCGATAA